One window of Tenacibaculum maritimum NCIMB 2154 genomic DNA carries:
- the cyoE gene encoding heme o synthase produces the protein MNSVSAIDTKISIKALFSDFKQLTKVGLSASVVFTSITGYLLGVNQISITTILLLGVGGYLMVGASNAFNQVIEKDTDALMQRTKNRPIPSGRMKINTALTIAVLFTIIGITILYTINAKCALFGAISIFLYTSAYTPLKGITPLAVFVGAIPGAIPFMLGWVAATNQFGVEAGFLFMIQFFWQFPHFWSIGWLQYEEYHKAGLHMLPMDKKDKGAVTQIIFYTLVMMLISIAPVLRVTGVFYIYPITAVVILLLGTLMLYYGIKLYKSESNTDARKLMLASVFYITIVPIIYVVDKFLH, from the coding sequence ATGAATTCTGTTTCAGCTATCGATACTAAAATAAGCATAAAGGCATTGTTTTCCGATTTTAAACAACTTACGAAAGTTGGTTTATCGGCAAGCGTTGTGTTTACTTCAATAACAGGATATTTGTTAGGGGTAAACCAAATTAGTATCACAACGATACTCCTATTAGGAGTAGGGGGGTACTTAATGGTAGGGGCATCTAATGCCTTTAACCAAGTTATAGAAAAAGATACAGATGCCTTGATGCAACGTACTAAGAATAGGCCTATTCCAAGCGGCAGGATGAAAATAAATACAGCGTTAACGATTGCGGTATTATTTACCATTATCGGTATTACAATACTCTATACAATTAATGCGAAATGTGCTTTATTTGGAGCAATCTCTATCTTTCTATATACGAGCGCCTATACTCCTTTAAAAGGAATTACTCCTTTAGCGGTATTTGTGGGGGCAATTCCTGGGGCAATTCCATTTATGCTAGGTTGGGTTGCTGCTACAAATCAATTTGGTGTTGAAGCAGGTTTCTTATTTATGATTCAGTTTTTTTGGCAATTCCCGCATTTTTGGTCTATAGGTTGGTTACAATATGAAGAATATCATAAAGCAGGTTTGCATATGTTACCCATGGATAAAAAAGATAAAGGAGCAGTTACTCAGATTATTTTTTACACCTTGGTGATGATGTTGATTTCTATCGCGCCAGTGTTAAGAGTAACAGGTGTTTTCTATATTTATCCTATAACTGCAGTTGTTATCTTGTTATTAGGAACTCTAATGTTGTACTATGGGATAAAGCTATACAAGTCAGAATCAAATACAGATGCACGAAAATTAATGTTGGCAAGTGTTTTTTACATTACAATAGTGCCAATAATATATGTAGTAGATAAATTTTTACATTAA
- the tsaB gene encoding tRNA (adenosine(37)-N6)-threonylcarbamoyltransferase complex dimerization subunit type 1 TsaB: MAIILNIETATKNCSVSIAENGEILALKELNNGNYSHAEVLHSFILEVLSESNVTTKDIDAVAVSKGPGSYTGLRIGVSAAKGLCFAFDKPLIAIDTLASLSHSVSIKEGVIVPMLDARRMEVYDAVFNKEHELIREIKAEIIDASSFQEYLLKGEVCFLGDGAAKCKEVIKHKNAIFIEGKYPSSREMAKLSYCKYKKNDIENVAYFEPFYLKDFIAVPQKKR; this comes from the coding sequence TTGGCAATAATACTGAACATAGAAACAGCTACAAAAAATTGCTCTGTAAGCATCGCTGAAAATGGAGAGATTTTAGCTTTGAAAGAGCTAAATAATGGTAATTATTCACATGCAGAAGTATTGCATTCGTTTATTTTAGAGGTTTTAAGTGAATCAAATGTAACCACAAAAGATATTGATGCGGTGGCAGTTAGTAAAGGTCCTGGATCTTATACAGGGTTGCGTATAGGGGTTTCCGCAGCGAAAGGATTGTGCTTCGCATTTGACAAGCCATTAATAGCAATAGATACATTGGCCTCTTTGAGCCATTCCGTAAGTATCAAGGAAGGGGTTATTGTACCTATGTTGGATGCTCGTAGAATGGAAGTGTACGATGCGGTATTTAATAAAGAGCATGAATTAATACGAGAGATCAAAGCAGAAATTATCGATGCTAGTTCATTTCAAGAGTATTTATTAAAAGGAGAGGTATGTTTTTTAGGAGATGGAGCCGCTAAATGTAAGGAAGTGATAAAACATAAAAATGCTATTTTTATTGAAGGGAAATATCCTTCTTCTAGAGAGATGGCTAAATTAAGTTATTGCAAGTACAAAAAAAACGACATTGAAAATGTCGCTTATTTTGAACCTTTTTATTTAAAAGATTTTATAGCTGTGCCTCAAAAGAAGCGCTAA
- a CDS encoding SCO family protein encodes MNKKYSYVGISFIILLFGIYVVPKVVARFKKPQLATFNKVPSFEFINQDGKKITNNNFKGKVYVVEFFFSTCTTICPLMTTKMVELQDEFFGNPNFGIASFSITPERDTPYVLKEYAKRNKILAKNWHLLTTEGADDIVYNLANKGFKLYAGKDDRSTDGFEHSGLFALVDKEGYIRSRYDEFGNPIMYYRALEENEFSDQIKELKEDIKLLLNE; translated from the coding sequence ATGAACAAAAAATATTCATACGTTGGAATTTCTTTTATAATTCTACTTTTTGGGATATATGTAGTCCCTAAAGTAGTGGCTAGGTTTAAAAAACCTCAGCTAGCTACTTTTAATAAGGTGCCATCATTTGAGTTTATAAACCAAGATGGAAAAAAAATAACAAATAACAATTTTAAAGGGAAAGTATATGTGGTCGAGTTTTTCTTTTCTACTTGTACAACAATTTGTCCTTTAATGACAACCAAAATGGTTGAACTTCAAGACGAATTTTTTGGAAACCCTAATTTCGGAATAGCTTCTTTTTCAATAACTCCAGAAAGAGATACGCCTTATGTATTAAAAGAATATGCTAAAAGGAACAAGATACTCGCTAAAAATTGGCATCTGTTAACAACAGAGGGAGCTGATGATATTGTATATAATTTGGCAAATAAAGGATTTAAATTGTATGCAGGAAAAGATGATAGAAGTACCGATGGCTTTGAACACTCGGGCTTGTTTGCATTAGTAGATAAAGAAGGCTACATTCGTTCAAGGTATGATGAGTTTGGAAACCCAATAATGTATTATAGGGCTTTAGAAGAGAATGAATTTTCAGATCAAATAAAAGAATTAAAAGAGGATATTAAACTGTTATTAAATGAGTAA
- a CDS encoding TolC family protein, with protein MLKTKVALFVVILISFTSFSQKKWTLKDCVNHALENNITIKQNKLNVQLAERDVEIAKGNFLPNLNGSSGANLGFGSIIHPVTNSRVSQNTFGNSYSLGTGVTIFNGFRNLNTLKSARLGVEGNKLDLAKIENDISLNVVNFYLNVLFAKENLNVARIQAEISQNQIERAKARFEAGVIPKSDLLNVQSTAATDVQNVVNQENTLNLALLNLRQALQVSSDTFDVLPIDVEAPSAALLYENAGIVYNNALTNRPEIERAKLNIEDADLRIKIAKGAYLPSLTASANAQTNFAHSFDLLPGQRGNNYLFKQLNDNLGYGVGISLNVPLFNRFQTKNNVAKSIINKKVSEFQLENQKLQLQQQIEKSYLDAKAAAKTYETAQVSLDAQKEAFKNAQESYNYGSMTQFDFDQVRNRLVNAEGAMIRAKYDYVFKTKVLKFYYGESILD; from the coding sequence GTGTTGAAAACAAAAGTTGCATTATTTGTAGTGATTTTAATATCATTTACTTCTTTCTCTCAAAAAAAATGGACACTTAAAGACTGTGTAAACCATGCATTAGAGAATAATATTACGATAAAACAAAACAAGTTAAATGTTCAATTAGCGGAAAGAGATGTTGAAATAGCGAAAGGAAACTTTTTACCAAACTTAAATGGTTCTTCAGGAGCAAACTTAGGGTTTGGATCTATAATTCACCCAGTAACAAATAGTAGGGTTTCGCAGAACACTTTTGGAAATTCTTATAGCTTGGGTACGGGAGTAACTATATTTAATGGATTTAGAAATTTAAATACATTAAAAAGTGCTAGGCTTGGTGTTGAAGGGAATAAGTTAGATTTAGCGAAGATAGAGAATGATATTTCTTTGAATGTAGTTAATTTCTATTTAAATGTATTATTTGCAAAAGAAAATTTAAATGTGGCAAGAATTCAAGCTGAGATTAGCCAGAATCAAATAGAAAGAGCTAAAGCAAGATTTGAGGCAGGAGTTATTCCTAAAAGTGATTTACTAAATGTACAGTCAACAGCGGCAACTGATGTGCAAAATGTTGTGAATCAAGAAAACACATTAAATTTAGCACTTTTGAATTTAAGGCAGGCTTTGCAGGTTTCTTCTGATACTTTTGATGTTTTGCCTATTGATGTGGAAGCTCCCTCTGCGGCACTTTTATATGAGAATGCAGGTATTGTGTATAATAATGCGCTGACTAATAGACCTGAAATAGAAAGAGCTAAATTAAATATTGAAGATGCAGATTTGAGGATAAAAATAGCAAAAGGAGCTTATTTACCATCTCTTACAGCATCTGCTAATGCACAAACGAATTTTGCACATAGTTTTGATTTATTGCCAGGCCAGCGAGGGAATAATTATCTATTTAAACAATTGAATGATAATCTAGGTTATGGAGTGGGGATTTCTTTAAATGTACCTTTGTTCAACCGCTTTCAAACTAAAAATAACGTAGCAAAATCAATCATAAATAAAAAAGTGAGTGAGTTTCAGTTAGAAAATCAAAAATTACAGTTGCAACAGCAAATAGAAAAATCATATTTGGACGCAAAAGCAGCTGCAAAAACTTATGAAACTGCACAAGTGTCTCTAGATGCTCAGAAGGAAGCTTTTAAGAACGCTCAAGAAAGTTACAACTATGGCTCTATGACTCAATTTGATTTTGATCAAGTTCGTAACCGTTTGGTAAATGCAGAAGGTGCTATGATTAGAGCTAAATATGATTATGTATTTAAAACGAAGGTGTTGAAGTTTTACTACGGGGAGTCCATTTTAGATTAA
- a CDS encoding mechanosensitive ion channel family protein, translating to MEKYWINVQDLLVEYTPKVLTALAILIVGLFAIKFIVKASQKIMQKRGVDITLQKFLGDLTSWALKALLFVTVIAKLGVATTSFAAIIGAAGLAIGLALQGSLSNFAGGALIMIFKPFKIGDLIETQGVTGVVKEIQIFTTHLNTPGNKLAIIPNGTLSNGNIINYTAEGKLRVDLTIGVSYDTDIKQAKEVLLSALTSNPKVLKDPAPSVNVSELADSSVNFAVRPWATPAEYWDVYFESLENAKIALDKAGIEIPYPHSVEIQKKG from the coding sequence ATGGAAAAATATTGGATCAATGTTCAAGACTTATTAGTAGAGTACACTCCCAAAGTACTAACTGCACTAGCTATTTTAATAGTAGGTTTATTTGCTATTAAATTTATTGTCAAAGCTTCTCAAAAAATCATGCAAAAGAGAGGTGTGGACATCACTCTCCAAAAGTTTTTAGGAGATTTAACCAGTTGGGCTTTAAAAGCTTTATTATTCGTTACTGTCATTGCTAAATTAGGAGTTGCCACTACCTCCTTCGCTGCTATCATCGGAGCTGCTGGTTTGGCTATAGGTTTAGCTTTACAAGGATCTTTATCTAATTTTGCAGGTGGCGCATTGATCATGATCTTCAAACCATTCAAAATAGGAGATCTGATAGAAACTCAAGGAGTTACGGGGGTCGTAAAAGAAATACAAATTTTTACTACTCATTTAAATACTCCTGGCAATAAACTAGCAATTATTCCTAATGGAACTCTTTCTAATGGGAACATCATTAATTACACCGCTGAAGGAAAACTACGTGTCGATTTAACTATTGGTGTTTCTTACGATACTGATATTAAACAAGCCAAAGAAGTTCTTTTAAGCGCTTTAACATCCAACCCAAAGGTATTAAAAGATCCTGCTCCTTCTGTTAATGTTTCTGAATTAGCTGACAGCTCTGTAAACTTTGCAGTAAGACCTTGGGCAACTCCTGCTGAGTATTGGGATGTATATTTTGAATCACTAGAAAATGCTAAAATAGCACTAGATAAGGCTGGCATAGAAATACCATATCCACACTCTGTTGAAATTCAAAAAAAAGGGTAA
- a CDS encoding acyl carrier protein — translation MSDIASRVKAIIVDKLGVDDNEVTTEASFTNDLGADSLDTVELIMEFEKEFDIQIPDDQAENIGTVGQAISYIEEAKK, via the coding sequence ATGTCAGACATTGCATCAAGAGTAAAAGCAATTATCGTAGACAAATTAGGAGTAGACGATAACGAAGTAACAACAGAAGCTAGCTTCACAAATGATTTAGGAGCAGATTCTTTAGATACTGTTGAGTTAATTATGGAATTCGAAAAAGAATTTGATATCCAAATTCCAGACGATCAAGCTGAGAATATCGGTACAGTAGGTCAAGCAATCAGCTATATAGAGGAAGCAAAAAAGTAA
- a CDS encoding thioredoxin domain-containing protein, whose product MNKAQKFIILFVLFIVPLLFYIFLSAGINNFAKLPVVTENVIDISEIDKGYRFKKNISIVLFLGKDINRIKGSVFNLNQKIYKPFYGFKDFQVIAIAPKGNNKGVEKLQKEIGAFTNMVKWRFVYGEEEEIKALYKSFNTNQNLDEDLYSSKAFLMDKEGKLRGRTDDKDTANGKLYGYNMQSVGELNDKMKDDVKVVLAEYRLALKKNNADREI is encoded by the coding sequence ATGAATAAAGCCCAAAAATTTATAATCTTATTTGTACTATTTATAGTACCATTGTTGTTTTATATCTTTCTATCAGCGGGGATTAATAATTTTGCAAAGTTACCAGTAGTAACTGAAAATGTTATTGATATTTCTGAAATTGACAAAGGATATCGTTTTAAAAAGAATATTTCTATAGTATTGTTTTTAGGGAAAGATATTAATAGAATAAAAGGAAGTGTTTTCAATTTAAACCAAAAAATATACAAGCCATTTTATGGATTTAAAGATTTTCAAGTTATAGCAATTGCTCCAAAAGGAAATAATAAAGGTGTAGAAAAGCTTCAAAAGGAAATAGGAGCTTTTACAAATATGGTGAAGTGGCGTTTTGTTTATGGAGAAGAAGAGGAAATAAAAGCACTGTATAAAAGTTTTAATACCAATCAAAACTTAGATGAAGATTTGTATAGTTCGAAAGCTTTTCTTATGGATAAAGAAGGCAAATTAAGAGGTAGAACTGATGATAAAGATACTGCTAACGGTAAGTTGTATGGTTATAATATGCAATCTGTAGGAGAGTTAAATGATAAAATGAAAGATGATGTAAAGGTTGTATTGGCAGAATACCGTTTGGCGTTGAAAAAAAATAATGCAGATAGAGAAATTTAA
- a CDS encoding cytochrome c oxidase subunit 3, giving the protein MEANIAVNSDNKETWGGGGAKPFGASYGKMMMWFFILSDALTFSGFLAAYGLTRFKFIDSWPIADEVFTHFPFLHGVHLPMYYVALMTFILIFSSVTMVLAVDAGHQMNRKKVTWYMFATVLGGLIFLGSQAWEWKNFINGSYGAVKTTDNKILQFVKDGHQVALKDFVVGGKREEVYHTRKNGLWFEQGAPLTEYALSEVVESFNKHPELRVRIQKINPETKQKIILSREESIKALAKANGVVEGANLIENEYGNSLFGDFFFFITGFHGFHVFSGVVLNIIIFFNVILGTYERRGHYEMVEKVGLYWHFVDLVWVFVFTFFYLV; this is encoded by the coding sequence ATGGAAGCAAATATTGCTGTAAATTCTGACAACAAAGAGACCTGGGGCGGAGGTGGTGCAAAACCATTTGGAGCTAGTTATGGTAAAATGATGATGTGGTTTTTTATCCTGTCTGATGCATTGACATTTTCAGGTTTTTTAGCTGCATATGGTTTAACTCGTTTTAAATTTATTGATTCTTGGCCTATTGCTGATGAAGTGTTTACTCACTTTCCGTTTTTACACGGAGTACATTTACCAATGTATTATGTAGCATTAATGACATTTATTCTGATTTTTTCTTCAGTAACAATGGTTTTAGCAGTAGATGCTGGACACCAAATGAACAGGAAAAAGGTTACTTGGTATATGTTTGCTACCGTATTAGGAGGTTTAATTTTCTTAGGTTCTCAAGCGTGGGAATGGAAAAACTTCATTAATGGATCTTATGGAGCTGTAAAAACAACGGATAATAAAATTTTACAGTTTGTAAAGGATGGGCATCAAGTAGCATTAAAAGATTTTGTGGTAGGAGGAAAAAGAGAAGAAGTATATCATACGAGGAAGAATGGATTATGGTTTGAGCAAGGAGCTCCGTTAACTGAATACGCCCTTTCTGAAGTGGTGGAATCATTTAATAAACATCCTGAATTAAGAGTTAGGATTCAGAAAATTAATCCAGAAACAAAACAAAAAATAATACTTTCAAGAGAGGAAAGTATAAAAGCATTAGCAAAAGCTAATGGTGTTGTAGAAGGAGCCAATCTTATAGAAAACGAATATGGTAATTCATTGTTTGGAGATTTCTTTTTCTTTATTACAGGTTTCCACGGATTCCACGTTTTTTCTGGGGTAGTATTAAATATTATAATCTTTTTCAATGTGATTTTAGGAACTTATGAGAGAAGAGGTCATTATGAAATGGTTGAAAAAGTAGGATTGTACTGGCACTTTGTAGATTTAGTATGGGTATTCGTATTTACTTTCTTCTATTTAGTGTAA
- a CDS encoding cytochrome C oxidase subunit IV family protein has translation MGAHSHGSNAKRIWIVFGILSLITIVEVWLGIVKPKSLVFTDFLSMHLLNWIFIILTLAKAYGIAWAFMHLEGEKKWFRRSIVWTAVFLISYLVTLLLIEGDYLYETLSPLVKW, from the coding sequence ATGGGAGCACATTCACACGGTTCAAATGCAAAAAGGATATGGATAGTATTTGGTATATTATCTTTAATAACAATAGTAGAAGTTTGGTTGGGTATTGTTAAGCCTAAATCGTTAGTATTTACTGATTTTTTAAGCATGCACTTATTAAATTGGATTTTTATTATTTTAACGCTAGCGAAAGCATATGGTATTGCATGGGCATTTATGCACTTAGAAGGAGAAAAAAAATGGTTTAGAAGATCCATTGTTTGGACAGCTGTTTTCTTAATTAGCTATTTAGTAACGCTATTACTAATTGAAGGAGATTATTTATACGAAACATTATCACCATTGGTGAAATGGTAA
- a CDS encoding toxin-antitoxin system YwqK family antitoxin: MNKILILACMLSVASMQAGDKKPTYEKVGGLIKVTYYYSNGNVKEQGFFKDKKLTGTWECFDESGAKTVIAYYEEGKKVGKWLLWKGSLLREINYENYVIANVQTWKEDTKIAIK; the protein is encoded by the coding sequence ATGAATAAAATTTTGATATTAGCATGTATGTTGTCTGTTGCGTCAATGCAAGCAGGAGATAAGAAACCGACTTATGAGAAAGTTGGGGGTTTAATAAAAGTAACATATTACTATAGCAATGGGAATGTGAAAGAACAAGGTTTTTTTAAAGACAAGAAGTTAACAGGAACTTGGGAGTGTTTTGATGAGTCAGGAGCTAAAACTGTGATAGCGTATTATGAAGAGGGAAAAAAAGTAGGGAAATGGTTATTGTGGAAAGGCAGCTTATTGAGGGAGATTAATTATGAGAATTACGTTATTGCAAATGTTCAAACATGGAAAGAAGATACTAAGATAGCTATTAAATAA
- a CDS encoding cytochrome c oxidase subunit 3, whose translation MNDQSLQAELKAARRKSAKPMLWISMISMVMFFAGLTSAYVISMNREDWVSFDLPQAFYISTVLIILSSGTLLVSQFSLKKEKIKNSLVFLTLTLVLGIGFIWYQYVGFNELKEAGLYFTGPESTVSTSFIIGITFMHILHLIAGVIVLLVLIYNHFKNKYSSTDMLGFELGAIFWHFVDVLWIYLFFFFYFIR comes from the coding sequence ATGAACGATCAAAGTTTACAGGCTGAATTAAAAGCAGCAAGGCGAAAATCAGCGAAACCAATGTTATGGATTTCTATGATTAGTATGGTCATGTTTTTTGCAGGGCTAACAAGTGCATATGTAATAAGTATGAATAGGGAAGACTGGGTGAGTTTTGATTTGCCTCAGGCTTTTTATATAAGTACTGTTTTAATTATCTTAAGCAGTGGAACACTGTTGGTATCACAGTTCTCTTTGAAAAAAGAAAAGATTAAAAACTCTTTAGTGTTTTTAACATTGACATTGGTGTTAGGAATAGGGTTTATATGGTATCAATATGTAGGATTTAATGAGCTAAAAGAAGCAGGACTTTATTTTACCGGACCAGAAAGTACGGTGTCAACATCTTTTATTATAGGTATTACATTTATGCATATATTGCATTTAATAGCGGGGGTAATCGTGTTATTAGTGCTAATTTATAATCATTTTAAAAATAAGTATTCATCTACTGATATGCTTGGTTTTGAGCTAGGTGCGATCTTCTGGCATTTCGTAGATGTTTTATGGATTTATCTATTTTTCTTTTTCTATTTTATTAGATGA
- a CDS encoding DUF420 domain-containing protein produces the protein MSKIAQEKKYNRIITALSIVIPLAVAALFGIKLPNVAPLHFLPPIYATINGITAVILVWAVVSIKKGNRLLHERLIKLAMLCSILFLLMYIGYHMTSDSTKFGGEGVVKYIYYFILVTHIILSIAVIPFVLLTYVRAQLGKFEAHKKIAKITFPLWLYVAVTGVVVYVMISPYYG, from the coding sequence ATGAGTAAAATAGCACAAGAAAAAAAATACAATAGGATTATTACTGCCCTATCTATTGTAATACCATTAGCAGTGGCAGCATTGTTTGGAATAAAATTACCTAATGTGGCACCTTTACATTTTTTGCCACCGATTTATGCAACTATAAACGGTATAACTGCTGTTATTTTAGTTTGGGCAGTAGTATCAATAAAAAAAGGAAATAGATTATTACATGAACGTTTAATAAAATTAGCAATGCTTTGCTCAATACTTTTCTTGTTGATGTATATAGGCTATCATATGACCTCTGATTCAACTAAATTTGGAGGAGAGGGAGTTGTAAAATACATATATTATTTCATTTTGGTAACGCACATTATATTGTCAATAGCAGTGATTCCTTTTGTATTGTTAACTTATGTAAGAGCGCAATTAGGTAAGTTTGAAGCCCATAAGAAAATAGCAAAAATAACATTTCCTCTTTGGTTGTACGTAGCGGTTACAGGTGTTGTTGTTTATGTAATGATTTCACCTTATTACGGATAA
- the purN gene encoding phosphoribosylglycinamide formyltransferase has product MKRLVIFASGSGSNAENIIHHFAPSESVTVTHVLSNNQHAKVFERCERLKIPISLFDKEDFAKEDTVLQFLLQEADFIILAGFLWKIPSKIIAAFPNKIINIHPALLPKYGGKGMYGMHVHKAVKENKETETGISIHYVNENYDEGAIIFQTKTILSTEDTPETIAHKVHELEYEHFPKVIEQVINKYV; this is encoded by the coding sequence ATGAAACGCCTTGTTATTTTTGCTTCTGGATCTGGATCTAATGCCGAAAACATCATCCATCACTTTGCACCTAGTGAAAGTGTTACAGTTACACACGTTCTTTCTAACAATCAGCACGCTAAAGTTTTTGAGCGCTGCGAACGCCTTAAAATCCCTATCTCATTGTTTGACAAGGAAGACTTTGCCAAAGAAGATACTGTTTTACAGTTTCTTCTGCAAGAAGCCGATTTTATCATTCTTGCAGGCTTCCTTTGGAAAATACCTAGCAAAATTATAGCTGCTTTTCCTAATAAAATTATAAATATACATCCTGCTTTATTGCCAAAGTACGGTGGAAAAGGGATGTATGGAATGCATGTTCATAAGGCTGTAAAAGAAAATAAAGAAACAGAAACTGGTATTTCTATTCATTATGTAAACGAAAATTATGATGAAGGAGCTATTATTTTCCAGACAAAAACAATATTATCAACGGAAGATACTCCTGAAACCATTGCTCATAAGGTGCATGAATTAGAATACGAACATTTCCCCAAAGTTATTGAGCAAGTTATTAATAAGTATGTCTAA
- a CDS encoding ribonuclease H1 domain-containing protein, translating to MSKKKKYYVVWQGHKKGIYTSWSNCKKQIDGYQGAQYKSFTDKKKAELAFTKTYNDYRGKNTKNPTLSAKEKAQYGSPILESISVDAACSGNPGAMEYRGVLTLSKQEIFRMGPFKNGTNNIGEFLALVHGIAILKQKKMEMLPIYSDSKIAMGWVRKKQCRTNIKFDNSNKKILELIKRAEKWLQENNVKNPILKWETKAWGEIPADFGRK from the coding sequence ATGTCTAAAAAAAAGAAGTATTACGTTGTTTGGCAAGGCCATAAAAAAGGAATTTACACTTCTTGGAGCAATTGCAAAAAGCAAATAGACGGCTATCAAGGTGCTCAATATAAATCGTTTACTGATAAAAAAAAAGCGGAATTAGCTTTTACCAAAACATATAATGATTACAGAGGTAAAAATACTAAAAACCCCACTCTATCTGCTAAGGAAAAAGCCCAATACGGTTCTCCTATTCTAGAGAGTATTTCTGTTGATGCCGCATGCTCAGGAAACCCTGGTGCAATGGAATACAGAGGTGTTCTAACACTGAGCAAACAAGAGATTTTTAGAATGGGACCTTTTAAAAACGGAACAAATAATATAGGGGAATTCTTAGCCCTAGTACATGGAATTGCTATTTTAAAACAAAAAAAAATGGAAATGCTTCCTATTTACTCAGACTCCAAGATTGCTATGGGATGGGTTCGAAAAAAGCAATGTAGGACCAATATAAAGTTTGACAACTCTAACAAGAAAATACTAGAATTGATCAAACGCGCTGAAAAATGGCTACAAGAAAACAATGTTAAAAACCCAATCTTAAAATGGGAAACAAAAGCTTGGGGGGAAATCCCTGCTGATTTTGGCAGAAAATAA
- a CDS encoding dodecin family protein — protein sequence MAIIKVIEVLANSNKSWEDATRKAVKETSKSVKNIKSVFVQSQSAVVHNDEITEFRVNLKITFEIK from the coding sequence ATGGCCATAATAAAAGTTATAGAAGTCTTAGCTAATTCAAATAAAAGCTGGGAAGACGCTACAAGAAAAGCTGTAAAAGAGACTTCTAAATCAGTAAAAAACATCAAATCAGTGTTTGTCCAATCACAAAGTGCAGTGGTTCATAATGACGAGATCACCGAATTTAGGGTTAATCTTAAAATCACTTTCGAAATAAAATAA